Proteins encoded within one genomic window of Canis lupus familiaris isolate Mischka breed German Shepherd chromosome 12, alternate assembly UU_Cfam_GSD_1.0, whole genome shotgun sequence:
- the DEF6 gene encoding differentially expressed in FDCP 6 homolog isoform X12 — translation MALRKELLKSIWYAFTALDVEKSGKVSKSQLKVEEGAFVKEHFDELCWTLTAKKNYRVDSNGNSMLSNEDAFRLWCLFNFLSEDKYPLIMVPDEVEYLLKKVLSSMSLEVGLGELEELLAQEAQAAQTTTGGLSVWQFLELFNSGRCLRGVGRDTLSMAIHEVYQELIQDVLKQGYLWKRGHLRRNWTERWFQLQPSSLCYFGSEECKEKRGTIPLDAQCCVEVLPDREGKRCMFCVKTASRTYEMSASDTRQRQEWTAAIQTAIRLQAEGKTSLHKDLKQKRREQREQRERRRAAKEEELLRLQQLQEEKERKLQELELLQEAQRQAERLLQEEEERRRSQHRELQQALEGQLREAEQARASMQAEMELKEEEAARQRQRIQELEEMQQRLEEALHLEVKARRDEEAVRLAQTRLLEEEEEKLKQLLQLKEEQERYIERAQQEKQELQQEMALQSRSLQQAQQQLEEVRQNRQRADEDVEAAQQKLRQASTNVKHWNVQMNRLMHPIEPGDKRPTISSSFTGFQPHLLARRDSSLKRLTRWGSQGTRTPSPSSSEQQKSLNGGDEAPISASAPQEDKLDPAPEN, via the exons ATGGCCCTGCGCAAGGAGCTCCTGAAGTCCATCTGGTACGCGTTCACTGCCCTGGACGTGGAGAAGAGCGGCAAGGTCTCCAAGTCCCAGCTCAAG gtggaggaaggggccTTCGTTAAGGAGCACTTTGATGAGCTGTGTTGGACCCTGACGGCCAAGAAGAACTACCGGGTGGACAGCAATGGGAACAGCATGCTCTCCAATGAGGATGCCTTCCGCCTCTGGTGCCTCTTCAACTTCCTGTCTGAGGACAAGTACCCTCTGATCATGGTTCCTGACGAG gTGGAATATCTGCTGAAGAAGGTGCTTAGCAGCATGAGCTTGGAGGTGGGCTTGGGCGAACTGGAGGAGCTGCTGGCCCAGGAAGCCCAGGCAGCCCAGACCACCACCGGAGGGCTCAGCGTCTGGCAGTTCCTGGAGCTCTTCAACTCAGGGCGCTGTCTTCGAGGTGTGGGGCGGGACACGCTCAGCATGGCCATCCACGAAGTCTACCAGGAGCTCATCCAAGATGTCCTGAAGCAG GGCTACCTATGGAAGCGAGGGCACCTGAGAAGGAATTGGACGGAACGCTGGTTCCAGCTGCAGCCCAGCTCCCTCTGCTATTTTGGGAGTGAAGAGTGCAAGGAGAAAAGGGGCACTATCCCACTGGATGCACAATGTTGTGTGGAG GTGCTGCCCGACCGAGAGGGGAAGCGCTGCATGTTCTGCGTGAAGACTGCCTCCCGCACATACGAGATGAGCGCCTCAGACACGCGCCAGCGCCAAGAATGGACGGCTG CCATCCAGACCGCGATCCGGCTGCAGGCCGAGGGCAAGACGTCGTTGCACAAGGACCTGAAGCAGAAGCGCCGGGAGCAGCGGGAGCAGCGGGAGCGACGGCGGGCGGCCAAGGAGGAAGAGCTGCTGCGGCTGCAGCAGctgcaggaggagaaggagcgGAAGCTGCAGGAGCTAGAGCTGCTCCAGGAGGCGCAGCGGCAGGCGGAGCGGCTgctccaggaggaggaggagcgacGCCGCAGCCAGCACCGGGAGCTGCAGCAGGCGCTCGAGGGCCAGTTGCGCGAGGCGGAGCAG GCTCGGGCCTCCATGCAGGCCGAGATGGAACtcaaggaggaggaggctgcCCGGCAGCGGCAGCGGATCCAAGAGCTGGAGGAGATGCAGCAGAGGCTCGAGGAGGCCCTGCACCTGGAAGTGAAAGCTCGGCGGGATGAGGAGGCAGTGCGCCTAGCCCAGACCAG GCTgctagaggaagaggaggagaagctgAAGCAGCTGCTGCAGctgaaggaggagcaggagcgCTACATCGAGCGGGCGCAGCAGGAGAAGCAAGAGCTGCAGCAAGAGATGGCACTGCAGAGCCGCTCCCTGCAGCAGGCGCAGCAGCAGCTGGAGGAAGTAAGGCAGAACCGGCAGAGGGCCGACGAAGATGTGGAG GCTGCCCAGCAGAAGTTGCGCCAGGCCAGCACCAACGTGAAACACTGGAATGTTCAGATGAACCGGCTCATGCACCCAATTGAGCCTGGAG ATAAGCGTCCCACCATCAGCAGCTCCTTCACAGGCTTCCAGCCACATCTACTTGCCCGCCGTGACTCCTCCCTAAAGCGCCTGACCCGCTGGGGGTCCCAGGGCACCAGGACGCCCTCACCCAGCAGCAGTGAGCAGCAGAAGTCCCTCAATGGTGGGGATGAGGCTCCTATCTCGGCTTCCGCCCCTCAGGAAGATAAACTGGACCCAGCACCGGAAAATTAG
- the DEF6 gene encoding differentially expressed in FDCP 6 homolog isoform X11 gives MALRKELLKSIWYAFTALDVEKSGKVSKSQLKVLSHNLYTVLHIPHDPVALEEHFRDDDDGPVSSQGYMPYLNKYILDKVEEGAFVKEHFDELCWTLTAKKNYRVDSNGNSMLSNEDAFRLWCLFNFLSEDKYPLIMVPDEVEYLLKKVLSSMSLEVGLGELEELLAQEAQAAQTTTGGLSVWQFLELFNSGRCLRGVGRDTLSMAIHEVYQELIQDVLKQGYLWKRGHLRRNWTERWFQLQPSSLCYFGSEECKEKRGTIPLDAQCCVEVLPDREGKRCMFCVKTASRTYEMSASDTRQRQEWTAAIQTAIRLQAEGKTSLHKDLKQKRREQREQRERRRAAKEEELLRLQQLQEEKERKLQELELLQEAQRQAERLLQEEEERRRSQHRELQQALEGQLREAEQARASMQAEMELKEEEAARQRQRIQELEEMQQRLEEALHLEVKARRDEEAVRLAQTRLLEEEEEKLKQLLQLKEEQERYIERAQQEKQELQQEMALQSRSLQQAQQQLEEVRQNRQRADEDVEAAQQKLRQASTNVKHWNVQMNRLMHPIEPGDKRPTISSSFTGFQPHLLARRDSSLKRLTRWGSQGTRTPSPSSSEQQKSLNGGDEAPISASAPQEDKLDPAPEN, from the exons ATGGCCCTGCGCAAGGAGCTCCTGAAGTCCATCTGGTACGCGTTCACTGCCCTGGACGTGGAGAAGAGCGGCAAGGTCTCCAAGTCCCAGCTCAAG GTGCTGTCCCACAACCTGTACACGGTCCTGCACATTCCACACGACCCTGTGGCCCTGGAGGAGCACTTCCGAGATGACGACGATGGCCCCGTGTCCAGCCAGGGATACATGCCCTACCTCAACAAATACATCCTGGACAAG gtggaggaaggggccTTCGTTAAGGAGCACTTTGATGAGCTGTGTTGGACCCTGACGGCCAAGAAGAACTACCGGGTGGACAGCAATGGGAACAGCATGCTCTCCAATGAGGATGCCTTCCGCCTCTGGTGCCTCTTCAACTTCCTGTCTGAGGACAAGTACCCTCTGATCATGGTTCCTGACGAG gTGGAATATCTGCTGAAGAAGGTGCTTAGCAGCATGAGCTTGGAGGTGGGCTTGGGCGAACTGGAGGAGCTGCTGGCCCAGGAAGCCCAGGCAGCCCAGACCACCACCGGAGGGCTCAGCGTCTGGCAGTTCCTGGAGCTCTTCAACTCAGGGCGCTGTCTTCGAGGTGTGGGGCGGGACACGCTCAGCATGGCCATCCACGAAGTCTACCAGGAGCTCATCCAAGATGTCCTGAAGCAG GGCTACCTATGGAAGCGAGGGCACCTGAGAAGGAATTGGACGGAACGCTGGTTCCAGCTGCAGCCCAGCTCCCTCTGCTATTTTGGGAGTGAAGAGTGCAAGGAGAAAAGGGGCACTATCCCACTGGATGCACAATGTTGTGTGGAG GTGCTGCCCGACCGAGAGGGGAAGCGCTGCATGTTCTGCGTGAAGACTGCCTCCCGCACATACGAGATGAGCGCCTCAGACACGCGCCAGCGCCAAGAATGGACGGCTG CCATCCAGACCGCGATCCGGCTGCAGGCCGAGGGCAAGACGTCGTTGCACAAGGACCTGAAGCAGAAGCGCCGGGAGCAGCGGGAGCAGCGGGAGCGACGGCGGGCGGCCAAGGAGGAAGAGCTGCTGCGGCTGCAGCAGctgcaggaggagaaggagcgGAAGCTGCAGGAGCTAGAGCTGCTCCAGGAGGCGCAGCGGCAGGCGGAGCGGCTgctccaggaggaggaggagcgacGCCGCAGCCAGCACCGGGAGCTGCAGCAGGCGCTCGAGGGCCAGTTGCGCGAGGCGGAGCAG GCTCGGGCCTCCATGCAGGCCGAGATGGAACtcaaggaggaggaggctgcCCGGCAGCGGCAGCGGATCCAAGAGCTGGAGGAGATGCAGCAGAGGCTCGAGGAGGCCCTGCACCTGGAAGTGAAAGCTCGGCGGGATGAGGAGGCAGTGCGCCTAGCCCAGACCAG GCTgctagaggaagaggaggagaagctgAAGCAGCTGCTGCAGctgaaggaggagcaggagcgCTACATCGAGCGGGCGCAGCAGGAGAAGCAAGAGCTGCAGCAAGAGATGGCACTGCAGAGCCGCTCCCTGCAGCAGGCGCAGCAGCAGCTGGAGGAAGTAAGGCAGAACCGGCAGAGGGCCGACGAAGATGTGGAG GCTGCCCAGCAGAAGTTGCGCCAGGCCAGCACCAACGTGAAACACTGGAATGTTCAGATGAACCGGCTCATGCACCCAATTGAGCCTGGAG ATAAGCGTCCCACCATCAGCAGCTCCTTCACAGGCTTCCAGCCACATCTACTTGCCCGCCGTGACTCCTCCCTAAAGCGCCTGACCCGCTGGGGGTCCCAGGGCACCAGGACGCCCTCACCCAGCAGCAGTGAGCAGCAGAAGTCCCTCAATGGTGGGGATGAGGCTCCTATCTCGGCTTCCGCCCCTCAGGAAGATAAACTGGACCCAGCACCGGAAAATTAG
- the DEF6 gene encoding differentially expressed in FDCP 6 homolog isoform X13 yields MPYLNKYILDKVEEGAFVKEHFDELCWTLTAKKNYRVDSNGNSMLSNEDAFRLWCLFNFLSEDKYPLIMVPDEVEYLLKKVLSSMSLEVGLGELEELLAQEAQAAQTTTGGLSVWQFLELFNSGRCLRGVGRDTLSMAIHEVYQELIQDVLKQGYLWKRGHLRRNWTERWFQLQPSSLCYFGSEECKEKRGTIPLDAQCCVEVLPDREGKRCMFCVKTASRTYEMSASDTRQRQEWTAAIQTAIRLQAEGKTSLHKDLKQKRREQREQRERRRAAKEEELLRLQQLQEEKERKLQELELLQEAQRQAERLLQEEEERRRSQHRELQQALEGQLREAEQARASMQAEMELKEEEAARQRQRIQELEEMQQRLEEALHLEVKARRDEEAVRLAQTRLLEEEEEKLKQLLQLKEEQERYIERAQQEKQELQQEMALQSRSLQQAQQQLEEVRQNRQRADEDVEAAQQKLRQASTNVKHWNVQMNRLMHPIEPGDKRPTISSSFTGFQPHLLARRDSSLKRLTRWGSQGTRTPSPSSSEQQKSLNGGDEAPISASAPQEDKLDPAPEN; encoded by the exons ATGCCCTACCTCAACAAATACATCCTGGACAAG gtggaggaaggggccTTCGTTAAGGAGCACTTTGATGAGCTGTGTTGGACCCTGACGGCCAAGAAGAACTACCGGGTGGACAGCAATGGGAACAGCATGCTCTCCAATGAGGATGCCTTCCGCCTCTGGTGCCTCTTCAACTTCCTGTCTGAGGACAAGTACCCTCTGATCATGGTTCCTGACGAG gTGGAATATCTGCTGAAGAAGGTGCTTAGCAGCATGAGCTTGGAGGTGGGCTTGGGCGAACTGGAGGAGCTGCTGGCCCAGGAAGCCCAGGCAGCCCAGACCACCACCGGAGGGCTCAGCGTCTGGCAGTTCCTGGAGCTCTTCAACTCAGGGCGCTGTCTTCGAGGTGTGGGGCGGGACACGCTCAGCATGGCCATCCACGAAGTCTACCAGGAGCTCATCCAAGATGTCCTGAAGCAG GGCTACCTATGGAAGCGAGGGCACCTGAGAAGGAATTGGACGGAACGCTGGTTCCAGCTGCAGCCCAGCTCCCTCTGCTATTTTGGGAGTGAAGAGTGCAAGGAGAAAAGGGGCACTATCCCACTGGATGCACAATGTTGTGTGGAG GTGCTGCCCGACCGAGAGGGGAAGCGCTGCATGTTCTGCGTGAAGACTGCCTCCCGCACATACGAGATGAGCGCCTCAGACACGCGCCAGCGCCAAGAATGGACGGCTG CCATCCAGACCGCGATCCGGCTGCAGGCCGAGGGCAAGACGTCGTTGCACAAGGACCTGAAGCAGAAGCGCCGGGAGCAGCGGGAGCAGCGGGAGCGACGGCGGGCGGCCAAGGAGGAAGAGCTGCTGCGGCTGCAGCAGctgcaggaggagaaggagcgGAAGCTGCAGGAGCTAGAGCTGCTCCAGGAGGCGCAGCGGCAGGCGGAGCGGCTgctccaggaggaggaggagcgacGCCGCAGCCAGCACCGGGAGCTGCAGCAGGCGCTCGAGGGCCAGTTGCGCGAGGCGGAGCAG GCTCGGGCCTCCATGCAGGCCGAGATGGAACtcaaggaggaggaggctgcCCGGCAGCGGCAGCGGATCCAAGAGCTGGAGGAGATGCAGCAGAGGCTCGAGGAGGCCCTGCACCTGGAAGTGAAAGCTCGGCGGGATGAGGAGGCAGTGCGCCTAGCCCAGACCAG GCTgctagaggaagaggaggagaagctgAAGCAGCTGCTGCAGctgaaggaggagcaggagcgCTACATCGAGCGGGCGCAGCAGGAGAAGCAAGAGCTGCAGCAAGAGATGGCACTGCAGAGCCGCTCCCTGCAGCAGGCGCAGCAGCAGCTGGAGGAAGTAAGGCAGAACCGGCAGAGGGCCGACGAAGATGTGGAG GCTGCCCAGCAGAAGTTGCGCCAGGCCAGCACCAACGTGAAACACTGGAATGTTCAGATGAACCGGCTCATGCACCCAATTGAGCCTGGAG ATAAGCGTCCCACCATCAGCAGCTCCTTCACAGGCTTCCAGCCACATCTACTTGCCCGCCGTGACTCCTCCCTAAAGCGCCTGACCCGCTGGGGGTCCCAGGGCACCAGGACGCCCTCACCCAGCAGCAGTGAGCAGCAGAAGTCCCTCAATGGTGGGGATGAGGCTCCTATCTCGGCTTCCGCCCCTCAGGAAGATAAACTGGACCCAGCACCGGAAAATTAG